The Arctopsyche grandis isolate Sample6627 chromosome 7, ASM5162203v2, whole genome shotgun sequence genome includes a window with the following:
- the LOC143914939 gene encoding uncharacterized protein LOC143914939 produces MDESNDTPIVLRDDIIGTINRISKNEKIENATLHISEATAKGDNYVGKLYRVKAIDKHGKSISLIVKCAPDDTYFRDNFPIRVIFEREILTYSEILPAMDALQDEFKIPKKDRFCHAEYYESINEVEKECLFFGDLAVEGYKMYDRQKSFDNQHLEHVVKTLARLHATSFVMKKTKPELYEKLSQKVSEPLDFGEGETIVELSRKKGSTVIENAEIRKKVEDALENPLEKYKSFIDYKRTAPYNVICHGDCWINNFLFKYENQFFKMSTAESNDTPIVLRDDIIETINRISKYEKIEDATLDISEATNKGDNYLGKLYRVKASDKHGKSISVIVKCAPDFIALREVFPVASIYEKEIFTYSEILPALDALQDEFNIPEKDRFHHAKHYESVSEVEKECLFIGDLAVDGYKMYNRQKPFDKQHLELVMKTLAQLHVTSFAMKKIKPELYEKLTQKISEPFDFGTSIDMMEMGKGKSISIIESAEIKIKLEEALDNIVEKFYGFLDHKKTAPFNVICHGDCWINNFLFKYKDDQVLELKFVDWQLTRLASPITDIAYMMFSSTDEQVRSDCYTRSLDLYYETLDKNITMMGCKISECYPREVFEDQIKSTMPFGLITSMMLLTIILADKENVPDGEMKPEDFTEDKLDNLISKTYRERYNGVAKDFAAYGLI; encoded by the exons ATGGATGAAAGCAACGATACTCCCATTGTCCTCCGAGATGATATAATCGGAACCATCAATAGAATATCTAAGAATGAGAAGATCGAAAATGCTACGTTGCACATTTCGGAAGCCACTGCCAAAGGAGATAACTATGTTGGGAAACTTTACCGTGTGAAAGCCATTGATAAACACGGAAAATCGATCAGTCTGATAGTGAAGTGCGCTCCTGATGATACATATTTCAGAGATAATTTCCCCATTAGAGTCATATTCGAAAGGGAAATACTGACCTATTCCGAAATACTTCCGGCGATGGATGCTCTTcaggatgaatttaaaattcccAAGAAGGACAGGTTTTGTCATGCTGAATACTATGAAAGCATCAACGAAGTAGAGAAAGAGTGTCTTTTCTTTGGTGATTTGGCCGTGGAAGGATACAAGATGTACGACAGACAGAAATCTTTTGATAACCAACACTTGGAGCATGTGGTGAAGACTCTGGCCCGACTACACGCCACCTCTTTCGTCATGAAGAAAACCAAACCGGAGTTGTATGAAAAACTTTCCCAAAAGGTGTCGGAACCGTTGGATTTTGGAGAAGGCGAGACGATCGTGGAATTATCTAGGAAAAAGGGTAGCACCGTGATCGAAAACGCTGAAATCCGAAAAAAAGTTGAAGATGCGTTGGAAAATCcacttgaaaaatataaaagttttatagACTACAAAAGAACGGCACCATACAATGTCATATGTCACGGTGACTGCTGGATCAACAATTTCCTGTTTAAATACGAA AATCAGTTCTTTAAAATGAGCACGGCTGAAAGCAACGACACTCCGATCGTCCTTCGGGACGATATAATCGAAACCATCAATAGAATATCTAAGTATGAGAAGATCGAAGATGCTACATTGGACATTTCGGAAGCTACTAACAAAGGAGATAACTATCTTGGGAAACTTTACCGTGTGAAAGCCAGCGATAAACACGGAAAATCGATCAGTGTGATAGTGAAGTGTGCTCCTGATTTTATAGCGTTGAGAGAGGTTTTTCCAGTAGCGTCCATATACGAAAAggaaatatttacttattctgaAATACTTCCAGCACTAGACGCACTTCAAGATGAGTTTAACATACCCGAGAAAGATCGGTTTCATCACGCTAAACACTATGAAAGTGTCAGTGAAGTGGAGAAAGAGTGTCTCTTCATTGGTGATTTGGCCGTGGATGGATACAAGATGTACAATAGACAGAAGCCTTTTGACAAACAACACTTGGAGCTGGTGATGAAAACTCTGGCCCAGTTACACGTCACCTCATTCGCCATGAAGAAAATCAAACCGGAACTATACGAAAAACTCACGCAGAAGATTTCAGAGCCGTTTGACTTCGGAACTAGCATTGACATGATGGAAATGGGTAAAGGAAAGTCCATCAGCATAATCGAGAGCGctgaaataaagataaaacttGAAGAAGCCTTGGACAATATAGTCGAAAAATTCTATGGCTTTCTAGACCACAAAAAAACTGCGCCCTTCAATGTCATCTGTCACGGTGACTGCTGGATCaacaatttcctgttcaaataCAAA gaCGACCAAGTATTGGAATTGAAATTCGTGGACTGGCAACTGACTCGTCTGGCATCGCCCATTACAGACATAGCATACATGATGTTCTCAAGCACGGATGAACAAGTAAGATCAGATTGTTACACGAGATCATTAGATCTGTACTATGAAACATTGGACAAAAACATCACCATGATGGGCTGCAAGATCAGCGAGTGCTATCCACGTGAAGTTTTCGAAGATCAGATCAAATCGACGATGCCTTTCGGACTGATAACTTCGATGATGCTACTCACTATAATCTTGGCCGACAAAGAAAACGTACCGGATGGGGAAATGAAACCGGAAGACTTCACTGAAGATAAGCTTGACAACCTAATATCCAAAACTTACAGGGAACGTTATAACGGAGTGGCGAAAGACTTCGCTGCATATGGTTTAATCTAA